Proteins from one Tsuneonella aeria genomic window:
- a CDS encoding DUF2332 domain-containing protein translates to MDTRGEGAVAQAFANQVAYCAKARAPITARVVQALGTLVEGGVPGAFLDRIRRWEGAPLADALPLRAAGGIHALRLADTERALGAIYRGEPADDIDLIGGAIANHEAALLPWLDGPPQTNEAGRSASFMAAMLWLADRGLPARYECLEIGSSAGINLMMDRYTYNLGGVHAGAADPVMAFAPEWHGAPPPDRPVSFAALKGCDVAPVDLTDPDQALRLRAYIWPEHTVRFQRMDAAIAAAKDRAPDLAQMNAAQFVEAELAKPQDSRTTRVLMHSIVWQYVPKDQQARVTAAMEAAGERATAERPLAWIALEADRTVHRHALKVRYWPGGEAARQLAWSHPHGADIEWLSNG, encoded by the coding sequence ATGGACACCCGGGGGGAGGGCGCGGTCGCGCAGGCTTTCGCCAACCAGGTCGCCTATTGCGCCAAGGCACGGGCGCCCATCACCGCGCGCGTCGTCCAGGCGCTGGGCACGTTGGTGGAAGGCGGCGTTCCCGGCGCATTCCTTGATCGCATTCGCCGATGGGAGGGCGCGCCGCTCGCCGACGCGCTGCCGCTACGCGCCGCGGGCGGCATTCATGCCTTGCGGCTGGCGGATACTGAACGCGCGCTGGGCGCGATCTATCGGGGCGAACCGGCGGACGACATCGACCTGATCGGCGGTGCGATCGCCAACCACGAAGCGGCGCTGCTCCCCTGGCTGGACGGCCCGCCGCAGACGAACGAGGCGGGCCGCTCGGCAAGTTTCATGGCGGCCATGCTGTGGCTGGCAGACCGCGGACTGCCGGCGCGATACGAGTGCCTGGAGATCGGATCGTCGGCGGGGATCAACCTGATGATGGACCGCTATACCTACAATCTCGGCGGCGTGCACGCTGGCGCCGCCGATCCTGTAATGGCGTTCGCACCCGAGTGGCATGGTGCGCCTCCGCCGGACCGCCCGGTCAGCTTCGCGGCCCTCAAGGGCTGCGATGTCGCACCGGTGGACCTGACGGATCCCGATCAGGCGCTCAGGCTCCGGGCGTATATCTGGCCCGAACACACGGTGCGGTTCCAACGGATGGACGCCGCGATTGCCGCTGCCAAGGATCGTGCGCCTGACCTGGCCCAGATGAACGCCGCGCAATTCGTCGAGGCGGAGCTGGCCAAGCCGCAGGATTCCCGGACCACGCGGGTTCTGATGCACTCGATCGTCTGGCAATACGTGCCCAAGGACCAGCAGGCGCGAGTGACTGCGGCGATGGAGGCGGCGGGCGAGCGGGCGACCGCAGAACGTCCGCTGGCGTGGATCGCGCTCGAGGCGGATCGCACGGTGCATCGCCACGCGTTGAAGGTTCGCTACTGGCCGGGGGGCGAAGCGGCGCGTCAACTCGCCTGGTCGCACCCGCACGGTGCCGACATCGAATGGCTTTCGAACGGTTAG
- the hisG gene encoding ATP phosphoribosyltransferase — protein sequence MTSPMTFAVPKGRILDEALPLMARAGVVPEAGFHDKRDRRLAFACEDPGYRVIRVRAFDVATFVAHGAAQAGIVGSDVIEEFDYSDLYAPVDLQIGHCRLSVAEPVPGAALPRVASHIRVATKYPNTTRRYFEAHGVQAECVKLNGAMEIAPELGLASRIVDLVSSGQTLKDNGLAETARIMDVTARLIVNRAALKTDARVAALVERFRELVA from the coding sequence ATGACCAGCCCCATGACATTCGCCGTGCCGAAGGGGCGCATCCTGGACGAGGCGCTCCCCCTGATGGCGCGTGCCGGTGTCGTGCCCGAAGCGGGCTTCCACGACAAGCGCGACCGTCGACTGGCATTCGCGTGCGAGGATCCCGGATACCGCGTCATCCGCGTGCGCGCGTTCGATGTCGCCACGTTCGTCGCCCATGGCGCGGCGCAGGCCGGCATCGTTGGGTCTGACGTTATCGAGGAATTCGATTATTCGGACCTCTATGCCCCGGTTGACCTACAGATCGGCCACTGCCGTCTGTCCGTGGCCGAACCGGTCCCGGGAGCGGCTTTGCCACGCGTAGCAAGCCACATTCGCGTCGCCACGAAGTACCCGAACACCACCCGCCGCTATTTCGAAGCGCACGGCGTGCAGGCCGAATGCGTGAAACTCAATGGGGCAATGGAAATCGCCCCTGAACTCGGTCTCGCCAGCCGGATCGTGGACCTGGTGTCGAGTGGCCAGACGCTGAAGGACAACGGGCTGGCCGAAACCGCACGGATCATGGACGTGACCGCCCGCCTGATCGTCAACCGCGCCGCACTCAAGACCGATGCACGCGTGGCCGCGCTGGTGGAGCGGTTCCGGGAACTTGTCGCGTGA